The Corynebacterium qintianiae genome has a window encoding:
- a CDS encoding alpha/beta fold hydrolase — MASVDITLPDGSTSTVLLFPAAGSHKPLVVMWPGFGVGARYYRPMAEWLASRGFPAAIGELRGQGTSTAVATRANSWAYHTMVTEDYPLTIEAAKRELSLDDAHPVILLTHSMGGQIGTLFLADPRSRELNVLGLMGVGTGSPYWKAFNPKTRRTLYFGAPFMGGVSRLLGYWPGGKLDIAGYGRQSGRHVREWMGISRTNSVSHLAGRDYKNALLDVRVPVLYTRFNDDEDCTIASAEALAMHIPSAHPKVEELKGNLGHNRWAREPEITGRRFVRFYEENFA; from the coding sequence ATGGCTTCCGTAGACATCACGCTTCCCGACGGCTCGACTAGCACAGTGCTGCTTTTTCCGGCGGCGGGCTCCCACAAGCCGTTGGTGGTGATGTGGCCCGGCTTCGGTGTGGGCGCGCGTTACTACCGGCCGATGGCGGAGTGGCTGGCTTCCCGCGGTTTTCCCGCGGCGATTGGCGAACTGCGCGGGCAGGGCACCAGCACCGCCGTAGCTACCCGTGCAAACTCGTGGGCGTACCACACCATGGTTACCGAGGATTACCCTCTGACCATCGAGGCGGCTAAGAGAGAGCTTTCGCTTGACGACGCCCACCCGGTCATCCTCCTCACCCATTCCATGGGAGGGCAGATCGGCACCCTCTTCCTGGCTGACCCCCGTTCCCGCGAGCTCAACGTGCTGGGTCTGATGGGAGTAGGGACCGGCAGCCCGTACTGGAAGGCGTTCAACCCGAAGACGAGGCGCACCTTATACTTTGGCGCCCCGTTCATGGGTGGGGTTTCGCGCCTGCTGGGGTACTGGCCGGGCGGCAAGCTGGACATCGCGGGTTACGGACGTCAGTCGGGCAGGCACGTGCGCGAATGGATGGGGATCTCGCGGACGAACTCCGTCTCGCACCTTGCCGGTAGGGACTATAAGAACGCACTGCTGGATGTGAGGGTGCCGGTCCTGTACACCCGTTTCAACGACGATGAGGACTGCACCATTGCGTCCGCAGAAGCGCTTGCCATGCACATCCCATCAGCGCATCCAAAGGTGGAGGAGCTGAAAGGCAATCTCGGGCACAACCGGTGGGCACGTGAGCCCGAGATCACCGGCCGCCGGTTTGTGCGGTTCTACGAGGAGAACTTCGCGTAG
- a CDS encoding TetR family transcriptional regulator yields the protein MKGFSPEQLLVVADEFCTVPRVRVRSFSALCAAAAVPGARVHGVAVFDSPLAAGVALASAIVALQPLTDANDAFAEVARRVYIDWAEV from the coding sequence ATGAAGGGGTTTAGCCCGGAGCAACTTCTCGTGGTAGCCGACGAGTTCTGCACTGTGCCTCGCGTTCGTGTGCGGTCGTTCTCGGCGCTGTGCGCGGCGGCCGCGGTGCCGGGCGCGCGGGTGCACGGGGTGGCGGTGTTCGATTCGCCTCTCGCGGCAGGCGTCGCGCTGGCGTCCGCGATTGTCGCGTTGCAGCCTCTCACGGACGCCAACGACGCTTTCGCCGAAGTGGCGCGGCGTGTCTACATCGACTGGGCCGAGGTGTGA
- a CDS encoding HNH endonuclease signature motif containing protein, producing the protein MTTTLASLIDAIANATEEISATFSSPEKLTFAAVREDMERLHAALEQFGLIDASFAFIADRDGAGWEVGANHATQYFTDVLGLSRHEAMDRINRGKRLFGEPEVPEPPRDTDVDTERERERAREEERRKAAAAKARAEARRKAARVNVEKQKVIAQCLRDLNEHAEPGFDELHSKALTEAKNRSPEDLRAWLRDEVRRANLVGRDYDGKKDPFAAWKKRSVTFGHPDNDGLARLIVHGPAAELSLLKALIQPGYAPGTNTNLDPSEDTRTRAQRGFDQFMAVARAYEAGKTQRNGGVCSIILSLTLEDLLDADPNTVFPTNTGTDLNALDILRLGLGGTDFVLQLDDVTGLPLSMGSVRLATVHQKLALLAMQGVCAWAGCTKAGMEMEAHHILAWKDGGLTDIENLAGLCREHHRCNNDNRDGAGNKGYVDLNPDTGRVEQHPADGSPPRTNGTHGYHSSAGAKIRRRATSRKRPPARAPQPVLFPP; encoded by the coding sequence ATGACCACCACGCTTGCATCGCTTATCGACGCCATCGCCAACGCCACCGAGGAAATCTCCGCGACCTTCTCGTCCCCGGAAAAACTGACCTTCGCCGCAGTTCGGGAGGATATGGAGCGGCTGCACGCTGCGTTGGAACAGTTCGGTCTCATCGACGCCTCCTTCGCGTTCATCGCTGACCGTGACGGCGCGGGCTGGGAGGTCGGCGCCAATCACGCCACCCAGTACTTCACCGATGTCCTCGGGTTATCCCGCCACGAAGCCATGGACCGCATCAACCGCGGCAAACGCCTCTTTGGCGAACCGGAAGTGCCGGAACCCCCACGCGACACCGACGTTGATACCGAACGGGAAAGAGAACGGGCACGGGAGGAGGAGCGTCGAAAAGCGGCGGCCGCGAAGGCCCGCGCCGAAGCCCGGAGAAAGGCTGCCCGGGTCAACGTCGAGAAGCAAAAGGTCATTGCCCAGTGCCTGCGTGACCTGAACGAACACGCAGAGCCGGGTTTCGACGAGCTGCATAGCAAGGCGCTAACGGAAGCCAAGAACCGCTCGCCTGAGGACCTGCGCGCATGGTTGCGCGACGAGGTGCGACGCGCAAACCTGGTCGGGCGGGACTACGACGGCAAGAAAGATCCGTTCGCCGCATGGAAGAAACGATCCGTGACTTTCGGCCACCCGGACAACGACGGGTTGGCCCGCCTGATCGTCCACGGGCCAGCCGCAGAGTTATCGCTGCTCAAAGCTCTCATCCAGCCGGGGTACGCGCCCGGCACCAACACGAACCTCGACCCGTCGGAAGACACTCGTACCCGAGCACAGCGCGGCTTCGACCAGTTCATGGCAGTTGCCCGCGCCTACGAGGCCGGGAAGACTCAACGCAACGGCGGGGTGTGCTCCATTATTCTGTCCCTCACCCTCGAAGATTTGCTCGACGCCGACCCCAACACGGTGTTTCCCACCAACACCGGCACGGATCTGAATGCTCTCGACATACTGCGCCTCGGGCTGGGCGGCACCGACTTCGTGCTCCAGCTCGATGACGTCACCGGGCTCCCGCTGTCAATGGGATCTGTACGCCTAGCCACTGTGCACCAAAAGCTCGCCCTCCTTGCCATGCAGGGTGTGTGCGCGTGGGCGGGCTGCACCAAGGCGGGTATGGAAATGGAGGCCCACCACATTCTCGCGTGGAAAGACGGCGGCCTAACCGACATCGAAAACCTGGCCGGTCTCTGCCGCGAGCACCACAGATGTAACAACGATAACAGGGACGGGGCAGGGAACAAGGGGTACGTGGATCTCAACCCCGATACCGGGCGGGTGGAACAGCACCCGGCAGACGGTTCGCCGCCCCGTACCAACGGAACCCACGGCTACCACTCCTCGGCTGGGGCAAAGATCCGGCGACGCGCTACATCGCGCAAACGGCCTCCAGCGCGCGCACCCCAGCCCGTTCTCTTCCCGCCGTAG
- the recF gene encoding DNA replication/repair protein RecF (All proteins in this family for which functions are known are DNA-binding proteins that assist the filamentation of RecA onto DNA for the initiation of recombination or recombinational repair.) has translation MFVRDLNLRDFRSWPELSLELEQGATVFSGRNGHGKTNIVEAVHYTSTLGSHRVSTDAPLIRAGERDARVSLTTVNDGRELTTHLLIKASGANQAQINRTRLKSAREVLGVLRTVMFSPEDLRLVAGEPAERRRFLDELAASRAPRLGGAKADYDKVLRQRNALLRTSAYDLRRGYDDDNGAGALATLDVWDSQLARHGAELVAGRLELLDALAPHIAESYAAVAPESRPASAHYTSTVDDAVRTLAGEPSRDPAVIEAAMLTELARRRKEEIDRGTTLVGPHRDDMVLMLGETPAKGYASHGETWSYALALHLAEYALLSADGSDPVLILDDVFAELDALRRQRLVAVAQGAEQVLITAAVGDDLPSNLSDAVSARYAVAMADGVSTLERDRG, from the coding sequence GTGTTCGTACGCGACCTCAACCTGCGGGATTTCCGCTCCTGGCCGGAACTCAGTCTAGAGCTGGAGCAGGGGGCGACCGTGTTTTCGGGCCGCAACGGGCACGGCAAGACCAACATCGTCGAGGCAGTACATTATACGAGCACTCTCGGCAGCCACCGCGTCTCCACCGATGCCCCGCTGATCCGGGCCGGAGAGCGCGACGCACGGGTCTCGCTCACCACGGTTAACGACGGCCGCGAGCTGACGACGCACCTGTTGATCAAGGCGAGCGGCGCGAACCAGGCGCAGATCAACCGCACGCGCCTCAAGTCCGCCCGCGAGGTGCTGGGCGTGCTGCGCACCGTCATGTTTTCTCCAGAGGACCTGCGGCTCGTCGCGGGTGAGCCGGCCGAGCGTCGGCGCTTCCTGGACGAGCTCGCTGCCTCCCGCGCGCCGCGCCTCGGCGGGGCGAAAGCCGACTACGACAAGGTGCTACGCCAGCGCAACGCACTGTTGCGCACCTCGGCCTACGACCTGCGGCGCGGTTACGACGACGACAACGGGGCGGGCGCCCTGGCCACCCTCGACGTGTGGGACTCCCAGCTCGCGCGCCACGGCGCCGAGCTTGTCGCGGGCCGCCTCGAGCTTCTCGACGCCCTCGCCCCGCACATCGCCGAGTCCTACGCGGCGGTCGCGCCCGAGTCGCGCCCGGCCTCAGCTCATTACACATCGACCGTCGATGACGCCGTGCGCACCCTGGCGGGTGAACCGAGTCGCGATCCCGCCGTCATCGAGGCCGCTATGCTCACGGAACTCGCGCGGCGCCGAAAGGAGGAGATCGATCGCGGCACAACGCTGGTGGGCCCACACCGCGACGACATGGTGCTCATGCTCGGTGAGACCCCGGCAAAGGGTTACGCCAGCCACGGAGAAACGTGGTCGTACGCCCTCGCCCTCCACCTTGCGGAGTACGCGCTGTTGTCCGCCGACGGATCCGATCCCGTCCTCATCTTGGATGACGTCTTCGCCGAGCTCGATGCGTTGCGGCGCCAGCGGCTCGTCGCGGTTGCGCAAGGCGCCGAGCAGGTGCTTATTACCGCTGCTGTGGGCGACGACCTGCCCAGCAACCTCTCTGACGCGGTCAGCGCTCGGTACGCGGTCGCGATGGCCGACGGGGTGTCGACGCTGGAGCGCGACCGTGGCTGA
- the gyrB gene encoding DNA topoisomerase (ATP-hydrolyzing) subunit B: MATNEPHYDASSITILEGLEAVRKRPGMYIGSTGARGLHHLVWEVVDNSVDEAMAGYADRVDVSLLDDGGIQVVDNGRGIPVEMHPSGAPTVQVVMTQLHAGGKFDSESYAVSGGLHGVGISVVNALSTRVEADIKRDGKHWYQNFTNAVPAELEEGGNARGTGTTIRFWPDAEIFETVEFDYDTISRRLQEMAFLNKGLTITLKDERVSDEELELEAIAEEGDTAALVEGDSFDDTVVADSPADDAGSEVAPAVQKKREKKVTYHYPNGLVDYVDHLNKSKTSIHPSVIGFEAKGKDHEAEVAMQWNNGFKESVHTFANTINTHEGGTHEEGFRAALTSLMNRYARDHKLLRDKEPNLTGDDCREGLSAIVSVRVGDPQFEGQTKTKLGNTEIKGFVQRVVNEHLSDWFDANPAEAKVIINKAVSSSQARQAARKARDLVRRKSAGDMGGLPGKLADCRSKDPKASELFIVEGDSAGGSAKQGRDSMYQAILPLRGKILNVEKARMDRVLKNAEVQAIITALGTGIHEEFDVSRLRYHKIVLMADADVDGQHIATLLLTLLFRFMPELIEQGHVYLANPPLYKLKWAKGEPGYAFSDRERDEQLAEGQESGRKINTDDGIQRYKGLGEMNPSELWETTLDPEHRILRRVDVEDAQRADELFSILMGDDVAARRSFITRKAKDVRFLDV, encoded by the coding sequence GTGGCTACCAACGAACCGCATTACGATGCGTCATCGATCACCATTCTGGAGGGGCTCGAAGCTGTCCGCAAGCGCCCCGGAATGTACATCGGCTCCACCGGCGCCCGCGGCCTCCACCACTTAGTCTGGGAAGTTGTCGACAACTCCGTCGACGAAGCCATGGCGGGATACGCCGACCGCGTCGACGTCAGCCTGCTCGATGACGGCGGCATCCAGGTCGTTGACAACGGCCGCGGCATTCCCGTCGAGATGCACCCGTCCGGCGCCCCGACGGTCCAGGTCGTCATGACCCAGCTGCACGCGGGCGGCAAGTTCGACTCCGAGTCCTACGCCGTCTCCGGCGGCCTCCACGGTGTCGGCATTTCCGTGGTCAACGCACTGTCCACCCGCGTCGAGGCCGACATCAAGCGTGACGGTAAGCACTGGTACCAGAACTTCACCAACGCCGTGCCCGCGGAGCTGGAAGAGGGCGGCAACGCACGCGGCACCGGTACGACCATCCGCTTCTGGCCGGACGCGGAGATCTTTGAGACGGTGGAGTTCGACTACGACACCATCTCGCGCCGCCTGCAGGAGATGGCTTTTCTGAACAAGGGACTGACCATCACGCTCAAGGACGAGCGGGTCAGTGACGAGGAGCTCGAGCTCGAGGCGATTGCCGAGGAGGGTGACACCGCGGCTCTTGTGGAGGGCGACTCCTTCGACGACACCGTCGTCGCCGACTCCCCGGCCGACGACGCGGGATCCGAGGTTGCGCCCGCCGTGCAGAAGAAGCGCGAGAAGAAGGTCACCTACCACTACCCCAACGGTCTGGTGGACTACGTGGATCACCTCAACAAGTCCAAAACCTCGATCCACCCTTCCGTCATCGGGTTCGAGGCCAAGGGCAAGGACCACGAGGCCGAGGTGGCCATGCAGTGGAATAACGGCTTCAAAGAGTCCGTCCATACCTTCGCCAACACGATCAACACCCACGAGGGTGGCACCCATGAGGAAGGTTTCCGCGCGGCGCTGACCTCGCTGATGAACCGTTACGCGCGCGACCACAAGCTGCTGCGCGACAAGGAGCCCAACCTAACCGGCGACGACTGCCGCGAGGGTCTCTCAGCGATCGTGTCGGTGCGCGTCGGCGACCCGCAGTTCGAGGGCCAGACCAAAACCAAGCTCGGCAACACCGAGATCAAGGGCTTCGTGCAACGCGTCGTCAACGAGCACCTCTCCGACTGGTTCGACGCCAACCCAGCAGAGGCGAAGGTAATCATCAACAAGGCGGTCTCCTCCTCGCAGGCCCGCCAGGCGGCGCGAAAGGCGCGCGATCTGGTGCGCCGCAAGTCCGCCGGCGACATGGGCGGGTTGCCCGGCAAGCTCGCTGACTGTCGCTCCAAGGATCCGAAGGCCTCCGAGCTTTTCATCGTGGAGGGTGACTCCGCGGGAGGCTCCGCCAAGCAGGGCCGCGACTCCATGTACCAGGCGATCCTGCCCCTGCGCGGAAAGATCCTCAACGTGGAGAAGGCCCGCATGGACCGGGTGTTGAAGAACGCCGAGGTCCAGGCGATCATCACGGCGCTCGGCACCGGCATCCACGAGGAGTTTGACGTCTCGCGCCTGCGATACCACAAGATCGTGCTCATGGCCGACGCCGACGTCGACGGCCAGCACATCGCGACGCTGCTGCTCACCCTCCTGTTCCGTTTCATGCCGGAGCTCATCGAGCAGGGCCACGTTTACCTGGCCAACCCGCCGCTGTACAAGCTGAAGTGGGCCAAGGGCGAGCCGGGTTACGCGTTCTCCGACCGTGAGCGCGACGAGCAGTTGGCGGAGGGTCAAGAATCCGGCCGCAAGATCAACACCGATGACGGCATCCAGCGCTACAAGGGTCTCGGTGAGATGAACCCGAGCGAGCTGTGGGAGACCACGCTTGACCCGGAGCACCGCATCCTGCGTCGTGTGGATGTGGAGGATGCGCAGCGCGCCGACGAGCTGTTTTCGATCCTCATGGGCGACGACGTCGCGGCCCGCCGCTCCTTCATCACCCGCAAGGCGAAGGACGTTCGCTTCCTCGACGTGTAA
- the dnaN gene encoding DNA polymerase III subunit beta — protein MDDNSVDNLAGNTGNNVSFRVHKDDLSDAVAWVARSLPTKNTQPVLRAVVITVDDTGIEFAGFDYEVSSRVRIGAEVSQPGRVAVAGKLMADIVANMPAKPMEVSTDGSTMLLQGGSARFELPLMPLDDYPQLPTLPEVTGRISPSAFVGAVTQVASAAGRDDTLPMLTGVHMEVSGNAVQLTATDRFRLAIRRIQWEPVAGDVEAKLLVPAKTLLDNARTLDTHIDEPVEIAVGAAGNVGGDGLFGLHSGNRETTTRMLDADFPNIQPLLPKTHTSMASVEIAPLLEAIRRVSLVADRNAQVRMHFRQGEVTLYASGADSGEASENVEAAFTGADELLIAFNSSYLKDGLGVIPTNRVVFGFTEASRPAIMIPEPEELPEAEADGTFPTPATDFTYLLMPVRLPG, from the coding sequence CAACACCGGCAACAACGTGTCATTTCGCGTGCACAAGGATGACCTCTCCGACGCCGTCGCCTGGGTCGCACGAAGCTTGCCGACGAAGAACACGCAGCCGGTGCTCCGCGCCGTTGTCATCACGGTGGATGACACCGGTATCGAGTTCGCGGGATTCGACTACGAAGTCTCCTCGCGCGTGCGCATTGGTGCCGAAGTCAGCCAGCCGGGTCGGGTCGCCGTGGCCGGCAAGCTGATGGCCGACATCGTCGCGAACATGCCCGCCAAGCCCATGGAAGTCTCCACCGACGGCAGCACCATGCTGCTCCAGGGCGGCTCCGCCCGCTTCGAGCTGCCGCTGATGCCGCTGGATGATTACCCGCAGCTGCCCACCCTGCCAGAAGTCACCGGCCGCATCTCCCCGTCCGCATTCGTCGGCGCAGTCACTCAGGTCGCTTCCGCCGCTGGCCGCGACGACACTCTGCCCATGCTCACGGGCGTGCACATGGAAGTTTCCGGTAACGCCGTGCAGCTCACCGCAACCGACCGTTTCCGCCTTGCCATTCGCCGAATCCAATGGGAGCCGGTGGCCGGGGACGTCGAGGCGAAGCTGCTTGTACCGGCGAAGACCCTGCTGGACAACGCCCGCACCTTGGACACCCACATCGACGAGCCAGTCGAAATCGCCGTGGGCGCGGCAGGCAACGTCGGCGGCGATGGCCTTTTCGGACTCCACTCCGGTAACCGGGAGACCACCACCCGGATGCTGGATGCAGACTTCCCGAACATTCAGCCGCTGCTGCCCAAAACCCACACCTCGATGGCCAGCGTCGAGATCGCCCCGCTGCTCGAGGCGATCCGCCGCGTGAGCCTGGTGGCTGACCGCAACGCCCAGGTGCGGATGCACTTCCGGCAGGGAGAGGTGACCCTGTACGCTTCAGGCGCAGACTCCGGTGAGGCGAGTGAAAACGTCGAGGCAGCCTTCACGGGTGCGGACGAGCTGCTCATCGCCTTCAACTCCAGCTACCTCAAGGACGGTCTCGGCGTGATTCCGACTAACCGCGTCGTCTTCGGATTCACCGAGGCCTCCCGCCCCGCGATCATGATCCCGGAGCCGGAGGAGCTGCCCGAGGCCGAGGCTGACGGAACGTTCCCGACCCCGGCGACGGACTTCACCTACCTTCTCATGCCTGTGCGCCTGCCGGGTTAA
- a CDS encoding DUF6918 family protein, whose product MSDLSKLLDDTVRPTVVKDLSDLVDRTVAAQSGLTGMAIKSAVAAAKKADGDVVSKSINRFLPDIVDSLAPHWNDYDAEQSAGFGNFLASRQDDVTNDVLTLGDRFAQQGPAAVQKVYSSLRGKTGKIIAPALPEFGDIVERHAK is encoded by the coding sequence ATGAGCGACCTTTCCAAACTCCTCGATGACACCGTGCGGCCCACGGTGGTCAAAGACCTATCCGATCTCGTCGACCGCACCGTTGCCGCACAGTCCGGGCTGACTGGGATGGCCATCAAGTCTGCCGTGGCCGCAGCTAAAAAGGCGGACGGGGATGTCGTATCGAAAAGCATCAACCGTTTCTTGCCGGATATCGTTGACTCCTTGGCTCCCCACTGGAACGACTATGACGCCGAACAGTCGGCCGGTTTCGGCAACTTCCTCGCCTCACGTCAAGACGATGTGACCAACGACGTGCTCACACTCGGCGACCGCTTCGCCCAGCAAGGCCCCGCGGCCGTGCAAAAGGTGTACTCCAGCCTGCGCGGTAAGACCGGCAAGATCATCGCACCCGCGCTGCCCGAGTTCGGCGACATCGTCGAGCGCCACGCGAAGTAG
- a CDS encoding CopG family transcriptional regulator has product MAMTLRLTADEDRALVLLASAWGCSKQEAVRRSVVTAAARLIDDATVATLARSHSEHYAATESRIRQARGNEGV; this is encoded by the coding sequence ATGGCTATGACACTTCGCCTCACCGCAGACGAGGACAGGGCGCTTGTTCTCCTCGCCTCGGCGTGGGGTTGCTCAAAACAGGAAGCGGTGCGGCGGTCGGTGGTCACCGCCGCGGCGCGTTTGATTGACGACGCGACCGTGGCCACGCTCGCCCGATCCCATTCAGAGCACTACGCCGCAACCGAGTCACGGATCAGGCAGGCGCGGGGCAATGAAGGGGTTTAG
- a CDS encoding DciA family protein, protein MADLVSDTFTTLRATARQRGGRVPDLRRQGTSVIPRRASVGSLRDGVEGASISVPGLKLDGEERARWSGRGRPTGPDGRALRGGYQVKGFGSLVRAEIRKRDWTENMAFGWVMGNWAGLVGEKIAQHTEVQMIKNGEVFIACDQTAWATQLKYMQATVLSAIADKVGPGLVTKLHVYPPKTKSWRKGPLHVKGRGPRDTYG, encoded by the coding sequence GTGGCTGACCTGGTAAGCGACACGTTCACGACTCTGCGCGCCACCGCGCGCCAGCGGGGCGGCCGCGTTCCGGACCTGAGGCGCCAAGGGACGTCGGTGATTCCGCGGCGGGCGAGCGTTGGTTCGCTGAGGGACGGCGTGGAGGGGGCGTCGATAAGCGTGCCGGGACTCAAACTCGACGGCGAAGAACGCGCGCGGTGGTCCGGCAGGGGGCGGCCGACGGGGCCCGACGGGCGCGCGCTGCGGGGCGGGTACCAGGTGAAGGGGTTCGGATCGCTCGTGCGCGCCGAAATCCGCAAACGCGACTGGACCGAGAACATGGCCTTCGGCTGGGTGATGGGCAACTGGGCGGGGCTCGTCGGTGAGAAGATCGCGCAGCACACCGAGGTGCAGATGATCAAAAACGGCGAGGTGTTCATCGCCTGCGACCAGACCGCGTGGGCCACCCAGCTCAAATACATGCAGGCCACGGTGCTTTCCGCGATCGCTGACAAGGTGGGTCCGGGGTTGGTCACGAAGCTGCACGTCTACCCTCCGAAAACCAAGAGCTGGCGCAAGGGGCCGCTGCACGTTAAGGGCCGCGGGCCGCGCGACACCTACGGGTAG